The nucleotide window CTAGAGCAGGCCTAATGTCTGCTCATAATGTTACATTATGTCCTGCattcccagtcactcccagcaTGGCAGTGCATCTCCTGGGCTGTTGGTGGTGTCAGCCTGGAGGTGTGCAGGTGGAGTGCAGGGGCAGCATGGAATATGTCATGCTTGCAGTTTTTTTACTGGCATTTCACCTTTGTGTCTTGTGGTCTTCATACCTCATATTTGACagtgttttctctgctcaggaagatttcatcttctctcttctccctccctaTTACTCTGCAGAAAACCACCTTTGAGGCAATGGTGTCATGAAGCTCCAGGTGATATGTCAGCTGGATGATATCATCTATGACCATAAAGACACGTTCCTCTATATCTTCATCAGCAGGCTTTTCTGGATTTCTTTGGAAGTACTCCTTGATTTGCTAATGGAGAGTGAGAAAAAGATACAGAAACAACTTAGACAACACAAAACTGGCAAATTTACAGATTTGGGTAAAACCCTAAGGTAGAAAGTGTGTTTTTCTGCTTGGACTTGCATCTCTTGGCCAATGGTCCTACTCTTTTTGCCTATGCCTTAAAAATATCCAACCACAAAGCTGCTTAAAGCAATACAGAAGTTTCCTatttgcagagcagagcatgcTTTCCAAGCTCCAAGTTAGCTTGGGATGCATCCCTGCCTGAGGGAACTGCAGGAAGCAAGGTATTTTGGAGAAAAGCAAagtttcccacatttcccaacacagggcaggaaaaggTAGCATGTTTGGTGCTGGTACAAAGACAGGCCACTGCATGGCTCTTTCTTGGCGAGTGAAGTGTCTGACCCACACATACTGCCAGGTGTCAgatttccttctcctcctgttcTGCAAACCAGACCTGAGAAGAGTGATGGGACAAAATTAATCAGAAACCTGAAATGATATTAGTTTGAGCTCAGCACACAAAATCTTTTTCTAGTTTTGATTCTTGAGAAAATTTTGTTCCAAAATCATAgtcacattttgttttctttcctctgacaTGCAATTTCCAAGCCTTAGTTTTCTAGTTTATTTCTAGCTGCTCAGTGCAGTTCCTGACAACTGGTCACACTGTAGCTCTCTGTCAGGAAAGCAACTGTGagacacagcagctgaacaaTGCACGGATGTCTCATCTGGAGTTTTGCCTCACCCATGCCCACTGAAAATGAACTGAAGCCCCAGGCAGTATGTTTTGCATAGTTTAAATATCACAGTGAGACATTTTTCTGTTCCATACCACTATAGGCCGGGGGTTAGCATCAGCTGTGATGCCAGcgttttccatttccttttctctttcaccAAACTCTATGTGCCGCATGTGCAGGAAGTCCTCCCGCCCCATGAAGTACTCTGTCATCTCAGTAGCATTTTCAAAACGTTTCCAGAGGCCATCAACTCGTGCTGTGTGATAAAACTCCACTGTGTGCCCAGTCTCAGGTTCCAGTGACGTGTAGGAGTGAACTAAGGACAAATCACACACATTTTTAGAGTTGGCAGCTGTAATACACTGAACACAAGCATGTCCAGGGGAGGtctcattttcttcagctttagCAACAGATCTGATGCAGGAATTATCCCCAGCTGCACAAAACTGAGAGAACAAACATAatctcaaaaagaaaatttctgcttCTATCAATTCCACTGACAAAAGTAGAAATGTATCACCCTGATACACATGGTAACTGTGTATTTTTCTAGTACATAGAAAACTACATAGCTGGGGGAGCACTGTCCAGGACTGCAAGCCACCAACCCAATTCTCTACTCTTCACTGGAGACTATTTTATTTATCTAGGCAATTTATCTCACAAGTATCCTGTCTCCCCTGCCTTTCAGCTTTGGGCTCTTGCCACTGCTAGAATGGAGTCATGTGAAATCCCATCAGCTGCAGTGGCTGCCCAGATGAGCTGGAATACCTTTAAGAAGGAGGGAGTGTCCTGGCCTGAAATGGTCTGTGATCAGCTGTGTTTGTTTATTCACTTCTCTCATATACAACAGGTCTTCTCGGTGTTTGAACCATTCCTTCACCTCCAGTTCTTCAGTACCTGGCAGGAGACAAGTCATTTTGCAACCTTAGGTCACTCTGTTGGAGGTGGCAAAATTCTGATTAGCTCTCAGTGTCTGTGCCAGCACCCTGTACCCCTGATACAGCCTCAGTACAGCAACTGGAACTGCTCCTGTGCACAGGGGAATTTTGTATGTGAATCATAATCTACATTTGAGTAGATGAATTATACCCTAAGAGGGTCTATTCTTCTCCATCAGCCAGAACTAGAGTAATGAGCTCAAGAATAGAACACAGCACGGCAAAGGGCTATGGATAGGCAAGaaaaattccatcccaaatccttaATGATGGTGTCAGGAGATTGGAGCATCACACTATTCAAGATGGCTGAGGGCAGGACACTGTATGTCCAGTTAGGAATCTGCATGGTTTCTTGGACCAGCTgctaaaaaataatgttttcaagTACAGAGATATCCTCAGGCTGTAGCTCCCCCTTTCTATGGCCCCTTTTGACACCAATGAGGAAATGAGGATAGTGACACTATTGGATCAAATCAAACCAGCCTTCCATTCCTCTGAAGACTGAAAATCCAAGCAGCTGACCAAACTCTTGTGAAAACCCCTAGCAATGCTGGGAAGTTCCAGGGCTCAACAGACTAAGTGTGATGAAAAGTTTGAGGATATTGTGAATAATTCCCCCACAAAggtgaaaggaaaatgagaaagcaCAAGAGAGACTCTGGCAGGAAGGGGGCCACCTCCCCTTTCCATCAGCAGGCCCCCGGCTGTTTGCTCAGTGTGTTCATTCATCCCTCTTACGCTCTGAGTCTGCATAGACAGTGAGGCGTTCCACCAGCCCATCTCCATTCGCGTACGCCGCCCATTTCTCCAGTTTTGCTTTATCGTACAGGATCACCTTCTTCCCCCGGGAAAAGGGATTCTCATATTCTGCAGTGGACAGGAGAGATGTCAGACAAATTGATTCCTCTGTACtcaacccaaaaaaaaagagaatttaagagggaaaaaaacatggtCTAAGATACatcatgcatttatttattacGTTCTGCTGGCAATAAAGCTGGTCAGACCCTGCCTATTGTTCTTTAATGTTATAATGGTATAATaacttttttctctccccagacAGGTATTTGATAATGCAGGGGCGATTCCTTATGCATAGCAGTAACAGAAAGACCATCCCAGGCAAAATTTCCAGCTGGCAGGAAAAACACAGTGTGGGGTGTGTGCCTGTGAGGAATGAGacagtgcagcactgagggCAGCCACTTGAACCAACAGCTGTTGTGGCCTTCATCTATTGTATTTCACTGATACTGTTTGACCACCCTGAAGGAAGAACCCAGTGAGACAAACAAATGTCCCAAATCCACTGAAAGGTCAGCTGAGGCaagcaaaaggcaaaagaaGAATACCTACCTCTGCAAGAGACCCTAATTCGGGTTACCCATGATAGTGGCATCTCAAAGCTCATGTCTATTTCCCCCTTTTCCGGctgaaacagaagcagagaTTTGTGGTTTTGGCAGCATCTCTTACTGTGCCAGGAGGCATTTTGGTCCTGGGGAACTGCAGTGATCAGAGCTCAGCTCATGTGAGCAGTTATGACAGCACATCCCTACTCGAGACTGATGCAATTATCTTCTCCTGTCTACTGCTCATGCTGGCAGGCAATAAATGTGGCAATCACCAAAATGACCAGATTATTTTATGTAGACCCTGGAGGACTCTTTGCTCCCCAGTTATGGACAGTGAGAAGAGTAGATAGCAGGAGGGAATTATTATTTGCATTCCTCTGTCCTGATGTGGGGGTGCAATGCCTGTTTTATCATGCTGTCTTCTCCCAACAGGACAACATTTTTTGCCTCTAGTACACAGCATTTTTTGTATATTAGAGCACACACATTATTTCTGCATTTGGTTGGCAGGTCCACCTTGCAGCTAGGAGGGGAAGATGACCAGCATAGAAAGAATGTACACAAAAATctcattctgtattttattttttaaaattatttcaccCCCAATGCCAATGCACTGGAGGCTTACAGAGATCCCTAGCCACTTATGACACCTGAAGTACCACTTGGGGTCCTGTTCAGAAAGCACCAGAACTCTTCTAGATTGAGAAGGAATCTAAACCTGGCCAGAGTAGAAGGGATCTGAcctggagagggcagcaggcaggcagatATTCACGGGCCTATGGACACACTGGTTCCATACAGGTCTCCATGGCTCACTCACCGTGTCATCCGTGTCTTTCTTGGGTGACTCTGTGGGTGACTGAGAAGGCTCATGGCTCTCTGAAAACATTATTTCCCAGCAGATAGAATCACTCAAGTCAAAGCTGAGATCCTAGGGCATAcaggaaaaactgttttaaatacAGGGCATTGTCAAGGGCCTGACACTAAACTTGACCACTGCATCAACATGTCTGTGGTGCTCTGGACCTGCCTGGGTGTCAGACACTTTAAGAACTCTAAAGATTTGGACCTCAGTGATGTGAGCTCACTGAGCTGGTGGGACCCCAAAGACTGTCCCTGTGCCTAGAGGTTGCAGAACCCCTTCCTCATGGTGCCTCTTCCTCAAATGAGAGGAAGAGGCTGGAAATGCTTCTGCCTCCCTCCTTGGGGCAAGTATGACCCCAAGGGCAAGCTGATCTGACTCAGACCCTCACCTCCCAGACTTTGTGTCTGTGGGGAATAGCTGAGGTGTGGAAGGAGCCTAATCAAGATCTTACCTGCCTTGAGCTATGCCTGACAGACTCAAAACATCCTCTGCCTCAAAAGCTGTTGTTTGAGAGGAGTGCTTAGCCAGCCTTAAAAGCTGAAACTCTTGCACTGTAGAGATAGATGTGATCTGTATTTGCTAGCTCAGAGTCTGGGATGCCCTGGAATAGTTCTATAGTCTATGTAATCAGAGCAACATGGCCAAAAACAACACAAGGAATGGTTAAGTGGAAACTGGACCACTACTGGTCTTGGATTTCCCCAGGAAATTTCCCAGCTGTCCCTCAGGTGCCCAGGGCGCTAAGGGCTCCCTACCTTGCAGCCTTTGCGGCAGTCTTGCATGTTCACCCAGTAGTTCCTGTGGTTCCAGATGCTCTCAATCCCAAGGAAGCACTCATCCGTGGTGCTGTGGTGATTTCCTGTCAACGGGTTGATGAAGAAGGTCTCGGGAACCTTCCTCTTCCCAGGCAGAACCAGAACCCACGCGTGCACCCGTAATCCGTGCAAAGGGTCTCGCTTGGGCATTCCCACCTCCTGTAGCACAGAGGATAGAGCAGTAATTATTGCCATTTTATTGACACTCTATTCCAAACCAAGGGCAATTTTATCCTTTCCTCTGCCCACTTCTAAAGAACTCCAGGCTCTTAATGCTCTTTAAGAGTGAGGCAGTACATACACAGCACATGTTCCTGTGCCAGCACACACTGTGCTTCTGGAGGCCAAGTGCACATGGCTATGATCAAGGTCATGTCATCCTTCACAGAGGAGGGTGTGAGCTCCTCTCTTTGCCCAGCCATTACCTGTGTTTTAGCTCTTCTTCCTGGAGCTCACAGGAGGTGGGCCTTGCTAACTCACCGTGACCACCTCCTCTTCTATTTCCTCCTCTTGTACAGGTTCAGTTTCTTCCTGCTCCTTGGCCTTCTGCTGAAGCTCAAACTTGCTTTGTGGTTCTAAAGGGTACTTAATTCTATACTTGTTGGGATCTTCCTCTTCTGGCACCTGCAAAAGCAGGGTATTATTGTTAAACCCAGCAGAGATCAAGAGAAGAAAGTAAATGTATGGCTTACAGGTAGCTCCCAGTTCCCAACACTTGGCAGTTTGCAATATTGCACCCAGTGAACAGAAATTCAGTGAAGCGAAAAAGGCCTTGTAAGGAGCTGTAGAAAATCCCTCAAAAGATTGCTTTGTTGAAGTCCCTGGTACGGACTGAAATCCAATGTGAACCTGAAGCTGTTCCTCCTAGCTCAGCTCACTGGACATGAACAGGCTGAGCATGTGTGCTGGGCTCCTCCCTGCAGGTCTCACCTCTGGGGGCTTCCTGAGCAGTGGGCACAGCTCCTGAGTCTGGTCCAGGGAGCACATCTCGAGGGTGGCATATCCATGTACGCAGTAGGCATCGTAGCCAGCCCCGatcagcagggagcacagcagcacactGAAGTCAAAGCAGTTCCCTCGCTGGTATTTCAGAATGGTGGTTGGGGAATAGAGTGAACTGGGCttgaaagagagaaatgcaTGTTCACAGTGCTTGTCCTGTGGAGCTGAAACAGGCaccaggcagagagcaggggaGAGAGGCATTTGCCTacatccctgggctctgcacccTTACGCAATCTGGTAtataacatttctttaaaagccACAGACTCTAAAACTCCTTTCCAAAGTGATCTGGGGAAACTCTGACCCCAAACCTGGTGACAAATTTAACCACAGGAAGGGAAGAACATGACAAACTCATCAAACTGCTGAAAACCTAACATTAATCACAATCCTGGAATGGGATTTCCCTCTATCTCCTGCTGTTCTGTTTACAGTACCAGGAAAACACGCATAAGCTAAATTATAGATCACAGGAGGAAACATATTTCCTTCTGGTCCCCACTGGTGAGCAATAAAAAGTATCAGTACACACATACTACATACAGAGAGGTTCTACTCCCACTCAGTTCTCAGACATCACCTAAGGTGATCAAGGCAGTCTTCATCTGCTAAATGGAGATATTTTCTGTGTGGTCACAAAGTGCCAGAGCTCCTCTTGAGACAGCCTGTGGCTGGCATAGATTGTTTAGGTCACTCTGCAGTCCTTGCTAACCTCTTCTCATCTAGAACTtgccccagctctggcatcATCCCTTTTTGCCAACCTAGAAACCTCCCTTCAGCCATCCTAAAATATCCCcagatatgggaataggaatgtCTGAAAGTCCCTAAGAACAGGTCACTTGAGGCCAAGTATCATCCCCTAGGGTGCTCCTCTGTTTATGTGTTCCTCTGTTCCAAGGTGTCTTGCTCTTCAGAGGAGAAGCTTGTCAGCCATTGCCTCCCACAGTGCTCGAGCTGCTCATCTGGGCTGGCTGAAAGCAGGGTCTGGTCTTGAAGAAATGGTGCTTAATCACTTAAAAGGTACCACACTGAACATGCACGGGGACTGTGGGTCCAAAAGAATGCACAGGGTCTGGGATAATCATGGGATGGCCTAAATAGTGAGAGGATGGTGGAAGTGTCAAAGACCTTTGTAACCCCAACCACTGAGACTTCTCCACTGTGTCCTGCTGAAAGGCCCTTCTGTCACCTCTGTAATGTCTCTgttggggctgcagcccctttCTTACCGGTGTGATTGGGCACTTGAGGGGCTCCATGATGAGGTAATCACAGACaaagctggcacagcctgaccAGTAGTATAGGtctgggaaaggcagcagggtTGGCCTCACTGTTGTGCTCACAAACTTCTGTAGGGCAACAAGAGGAGTTTGGCTAGCCAACAGGCCCTTGGCAGAGTCTCCTGTCCAAAGCCATCCTCAGACCACCCCTGGATGTTGCTGATCAAATTCAGGATCTTTAGCATCAATAGCACCATTACTCTTTCTCTCACATATAAATAGCAAAATACAACAATAGCACCATTACCCCCTCTCTGGCATATAAATAGCATCAATTTCCCTTCTTGCACATAAATAGCAAactttttttgaattttttatttttttgccttctaTGGTAATGCTACAACAAATTCTTCCCTGTAACTTCTGTGAAGTTCAGAGTATCACCTAATTCTGGATACATACTCCCTGTCTGTGGCTGAGCCTGAGCCTTAtctatttcagtgtttcttttccttcctttatgTTTCAGGTCTCTCCTGTTTCCTAAGCATCACGCTGCAGCCCATATGGAAACACCAATGTTTATATGGCTCATGGATTTGTACAGAAAATAGTattcctgggattctgtgtgCCCGTTGAGGGGCTGTGGGTTCAGCCAGCAGGTTCCCATTCCCTTTAGccaggagggagggcagaggggctgctgtTCTTTCACACATTTGgcacagtgctgcctgtgctgtggccaagccccacacagcccatACCTGCACACCACACTCGTTGAGCGGGTGA belongs to Oenanthe melanoleuca isolate GR-GAL-2019-014 chromosome 11, OMel1.0, whole genome shotgun sequence and includes:
- the DRC7 gene encoding dynein regulatory complex subunit 7 isoform X1; the protein is MSRLLFLIFNTVWLGSRRCGPGRRRCHVPGRMEALEEREEVEETAEDAISMNISDDLDDLREVVEKASVTSGEPDFDWSSIDTSHLPSSYKTNSQQEEELLQLADHFFQQYTHLCPDRKPLFIHPLNECGVQKFVSTTVRPTLLPFPDLYYWSGCASFVCDYLIMEPLKCPITPPSSLYSPTTILKYQRGNCFDFSVLLCSLLIGAGYDAYCVHGYATLEMCSLDQTQELCPLLRKPPEVPEEEDPNKYRIKYPLEPQSKFELQQKAKEQEETEPVQEEEIEEEVVTEVGMPKRDPLHGLRVHAWVLVLPGKRKVPETFFINPLTGNHHSTTDECFLGIESIWNHRNYWVNMQDCRKGCKDLSFDLSDSICWEIMFSESHEPSQSPTESPKKDTDDTPEKGEIDMSFEMPLSWVTRIRVSCREYENPFSRGKKVILYDKAKLEKWAAYANGDGLVERLTVYADSERTEELEVKEWFKHREDLLYMREVNKQTQLITDHFRPGHSLLLKVHSYTSLEPETGHTVEFYHTARVDGLWKRFENATEMTEYFMGREDFLHMRHIEFGEREKEMENAGITADANPRPIVQIKEYFQRNPEKPADEDIEERVFMVIDDIIQLTYHLELHDTIASKVVFCRVIGREKREDEIFLSRENTVKYEPWSSEKHKNMFHLYDLLWELREEQKELKQHVRDAEAEMLNILMVREDEEANIKLSDSMYSTAKRGQQQEATEVEEEQKSSQSSLKDESQHMGGEAESIAHRTATNSTM
- the DRC7 gene encoding dynein regulatory complex subunit 7 isoform X2, producing the protein MEALEEREEVEETAEDAISMNISDDLDDLREVVEKASVTSGEPDFDWSSIDTSHLPSSYKTNSQQEEELLQLADHFFQQYTHLCPDRKPLFIHPLNECGVQKFVSTTVRPTLLPFPDLYYWSGCASFVCDYLIMEPLKCPITPPSSLYSPTTILKYQRGNCFDFSVLLCSLLIGAGYDAYCVHGYATLEMCSLDQTQELCPLLRKPPEVPEEEDPNKYRIKYPLEPQSKFELQQKAKEQEETEPVQEEEIEEEVVTEVGMPKRDPLHGLRVHAWVLVLPGKRKVPETFFINPLTGNHHSTTDECFLGIESIWNHRNYWVNMQDCRKGCKDLSFDLSDSICWEIMFSESHEPSQSPTESPKKDTDDTPEKGEIDMSFEMPLSWVTRIRVSCREYENPFSRGKKVILYDKAKLEKWAAYANGDGLVERLTVYADSERTEELEVKEWFKHREDLLYMREVNKQTQLITDHFRPGHSLLLKVHSYTSLEPETGHTVEFYHTARVDGLWKRFENATEMTEYFMGREDFLHMRHIEFGEREKEMENAGITADANPRPIVQIKEYFQRNPEKPADEDIEERVFMVIDDIIQLTYHLELHDTIASKVVFCRVIGREKREDEIFLSRENTVKYEPWSSEKHKNMFHLYDLLWELREEQKELKQHVRDAEAEMLNILMVREDEEANIKLSDSMYSTAKRGQQQEATEVEEEQKSSQSSLKDESQHMGGEAESIAHRTATNSTM